A window of the Vigna angularis cultivar LongXiaoDou No.4 chromosome 3, ASM1680809v1, whole genome shotgun sequence genome harbors these coding sequences:
- the LOC108326091 gene encoding protein BLISTER, whose protein sequence is MASAQVLPNSSASSRKQEHLEAGKRRLEEFRKKKAAERAKKTSNSSQVNNSDDNLNKKQSSEVENVRINEFDGVTTSDGVGGAVTDSSTLGIGNDKTQNLFSQSSNQGSLAGKTSSVRNDLSTPTNLVEANSNTDEYNRYNALVTESADFSQNNETNNVNDIYGIPSGATNHQSVLLHPQESQEFDSTSQFSLHGMNDDQSNKSSSSLKDYAVTNNLTSHFPSKSIPQNSVDVLQQIKLTNSSTLDSGYSHNSLSGGFSESFSSKFSSSDNNLPSLHGANMPKFNSTGLEARSSSYNRPILPLPVESSSRRSRPSFLDSLNVTKTSLGSPFHQSEQSSSMSNHLESSSNDIPGSTYFPKPPEETKSVPLFPNFRTENVDNDNHGTLLSAKENGMEKNAYYSSSKNEDFAALEQYIEDLTKEKFSLQRALEASQVLAESLATENSTLTDNYNQQRSVVNQLRSDMEKLQEDIKAQLAELHAFKSEYTNAQLECNAADERAKLLASEVIGLEEKALRLRSSELKLEKQLENAQAEISSYRKKISSLDKDRHDLHSTIDALQEEKKLLLSKMRKVSTTGKSIESQTSKRDISTSTEDLANEDPASNSSNSEINDNAAEASSSSSLVPETRRSSLGVSPVNIPHDQMRMIENINALISELALEKEELIKSLTLESSECSRMKEINKELSRKLEVQTQRLELLTAQSMVHENISTKQPDSRTVYENTQYADEGDEVVERVLGWIMKLFPGGPSRRRTSKLL, encoded by the exons ATGGCATCGGCTCAGGTGCTGCCTAACTCCTCCGCGTCGTCGCGGAAGCAAGAGCATCTTGAAGCTGGCAAGCGCCGG CTGGAGGAGTTTCGTAAAAAAAAAGCTGCAGAGCGAGCCAAGAAGACTTCAAACTCTAGCCAAGTTAACAATTCTGATGATAACTTGAATAAAAAACAATCTTCTGAAGTTGAAAATGTACGCATTAACGAGTTTGATGGAGTTACGACATCTGATGGTGTGGGAGGAGCTGTTACTGACAGTTCAACTTTGGGGATTGGTAATGACAAGACTCAGAATTTGTTTAGCCAAAGTAGTAATCAAGGGTCTTTGGCTGGTAAAACTTCTTCTGTGAGGAATGATCTTAGTACACCTACAAATTTGGTGGAGGCAAATTCCAATACTGATGAATATAATAGATATAATGCTTTAGTTACCGAATCTGCGGATTTTAGTCAAAACAATGAGACAAATAATGTGAATGATATATATGGAATTCCATCAGGGGCAACAAACCACCAAAGTGTTCTTCTACACCCGCAGGAAAGTCAAGAATTTGATAGTACTAGTCAATTTAGTTTACATGGGATGAATGATGACCAGTCAAACAAGAGTAGCAGCTCTTTGAAGGATTATGCTGTTACTAATAATCTcacttcacattttccttcaaaaAGCATACCTCAAAACTCTGTTGATGTTCTACAGCAAATCAAGCTGACAAATTCCAGCACTTTAGATAGTGGCTACTCACATAATTCGCTTTCTGGAG GTTTCAGTGAGTCTTTCAGCTCCAAGTTTAGTAGCTCTGATAATAATCTGCCTAGTCTTCATGGGGCAAATATGCCAAAATTTAATTCCACAGGTTTGGAAGCAAGAAGTTCCTCTTATAATAGACCAATACTTCCATTGCCAGTGGAATCTAGTTCTAGGAGGTCACGTCCATCTTTTCTTGATTCTCTAAATGTCACCAAAACTTCTTTGGGCTCTCCATTTCATCAATCAGAGCAAAGTTCCTCTATGTCCAACCATCTAGAATCAAGCAGCAATGATATACCAGGCTCTACTTATTTCCCTAAGCCACCTGAAGAGACTAAAAGTGTGCCGCTTTTCCCAAATTTTAGAACTGAGAATGTTGATAATGATAATCATGGTACTCTGTTAAGTGCTAAGGAAAATGGCATGGAGAAGAATGCGTATTACTCATCTTCAAAAAATGAAGACTTTGCTGCTTTAGAACAG TATATTGAAGATCTAACAAAAGAGAAGTTTTCCTTGCAACGTGCTCTTGAGGCTTCTCAAGTGTTAGCAGAGTCACTAGCTACTGAAAATTCAACTCTAACTGATAATTATAATCAACAG aGAAGTGTTGTCAACCAATTAAGATCAGATATGGAGAAGTTACAAGAAGATATCAAAGCCCAACTG GCTGAGCTTCATGCTTTCAAGAGTGAGTATACAAATGCTCAACTAGAATGTAATGCAGCTGATGAGCGTGCAAAATTATTAGCATCTGAAGTTATTGGTTTAGAGGAGAAG GCACTCAGACTAAGGTCCAGTGAGCTAAAGCTTGAGAAGCAGTTGGAAAATGCTCAAGCTGAAATTTCTTCATACAG AAAGAAAATTTCTAGCCTAGATAAAGACCGCCATGATTTGCACTCCACTATTGATGCTCTACAAGAAG AAAAGAAGCTGCTGCTTTCTAAGATGCGAAAGGTTTCAACGACTGGAAAGTCTATCGAGAGTCAAACAAGTAAAAGGGATATTTCTACATCCACCGAGGACTTAG CAAATGAAGATCCAGCTTCTAACTCTTCTAACTCAGAAATCAATGATAATGCTGCCGAGGCCTCTAGTTCGTCGTCCTTAGTTCCTGAAACTAGACGCTCATCTCTTGGCGTTTCTCCTGTTAATATTCCTCATGATCAAATGAGAATGATTGAGAACATTAATGCACTTATTTCTGAG CTGGCATTAGAGAAAGAAGAATTGATAAAATCCTTGACATTGGAATCATCTGAGTGTTCCAGGATGAAG GAAATAAACAAGGAGTTGTCCCGAAAACTTGAGGTCCAGACACAACGATTAGAGCTTTTGACTGCTCAAAGCATGGTCCATGAAAATATTTCTACTAAGCAACCAGATTCCCGCACTGTGTATGAGAACACCCAATATGCAGATGAGGGTGACGAG GTTGTGGAAAGGGTGTTGGGATGGATTATGAAGCTGTTTCCTGGTGGACCTTCAAGAAGGAGAACCAGCAAACTTCTTTGA